From Dendropsophus ebraccatus isolate aDenEbr1 chromosome 10, aDenEbr1.pat, whole genome shotgun sequence:
ATAGAATTctgtctgcctgcagccaccactagggaagCTATGGAGTTTACTGCATACTGCTAGCGTATGGAGTTCAATGCATGAACTGTATGCAATAAgcaccctctagtggtggctggagACAGCACAAATtttgttactaaaaaaaaaatactttattgcaaaaacagcatcacacctGTCCATAGGTTGTTCATAGTATTGCAGTTTATCTCCATTTACTTTATTAAAGTATCGTTCTCCTTTTATGCAATCTCAGTGTTTTTTTAGACAACTCCTGAACTCCTATTTTCTTTATTCCATAGACATAGCTGTGACACAGCGTGCAGTGGCAACCACTATGGGCTCAGGGCTTTAGAATATTACTCCAGCACTGGGACTGTTGTCACACGACTACTTCCCTATGAGGTGCGGGTGTTGTGTTCGTCTATGGAATGTAACCTGTCACAGCCAGCAGATATGTGTAGTGTACAAGAGAGATACGGAGACCTTTGGTTTGCAGCAGGAGCGGCTCGGTGATAGGCGGAGGCACAGACACGTTACGTCACCGGCTCTGCTACATTGGAAAGTGAAACCTGTACAGAAGTTCCCACAGATTGCAGTTACCATTCTCCTTTAAGTTACATCGCCAAAACAATTGGGGAGAAAACATCATGAAAGTGAATTCATCTTCTTACAGGAGAGCGGGATATAAAAGAAGAAACATGGAGCGTCCTATAACATTTACACCATTGCTTCCTCCAAGAGACCCCATCCAAGAACAGGTGAGGGGTCTGCGCTGTCTGCCCACCTGCCCATAGAATATCACACGTAGCTTCTCTACTGTAACAATGAAAGGATTTGGGTCTAATTTTCTTCTTCTCCCCATTTGCAGGCATGGCCACCATTGTCAGAATTGTGCTTCTTCTTGCGTTATATACTGCGTGTCTGCAGGACCCGGCCGAGGGTCATCCGCTGCACAAGAGATGTCCTATGTCTAAGTATAAGAAGCTGCAACCGGACACAATGGACGCTGCACGAAGGCTGCAGAACCTACAGGTGAGCAGAGATCTGGGGGGGAAGGGTACGGAAATGGTGTAGGGGAGGGGAGATTCATATCGCAGTTATACTGTGGGGATAGCTCAGTGTTGCTCCGTGTGATGTCACTATGATGTCATCATTCGGCCATTGCAGCATCACAAGCACTTGTAacttctttttagtttttttttttcccaaatttctGAACatgccaaaaaaaattccaaaaaagcAGATGTTCTTCAGCCGTAAAAGGACTTTGCACTTAATTTTACATCCAAAGAATGTTAGTGATTGTGAATGACCAGGAATTGTTCTATTCAAATTCAAGAGAATTTAATAGCTGCAAAACAACCAACttttggtttatttttatttattttaatataagtaaCTCAGATTCCACGTGGACATATGTATAGGTCGGGATTTCATCTGGTCGTCTCTAATCTCGCTCTTTTATCTACAGAAAATCAAAGCTTCATGCACCCAAGGTCTTCTCCTGGAAAACGTCACCAACTGTGACATAATGGTAAGGAGGTTACACTTTCTTCCCACTTTTTTGCTATATGTCCTTCTATACCATAAGGAAGTGGTCATTCCTGTAGATTTCTAACCAAGGCCTGAGTAGCCCTGCAGTTCTTAACACAGTAGAACCAGGCTTGAGTAACCCTGCAGTATCTGACACAGCCATtgttggcagcagagggggcatgcTGCCCCTTACTGCTTgacaatgtaagaaaaaaaaataataataataataataataataataataataataatacatttacaaagttatatgactttattaaataaatgtgaaaaaaaattttttttttttttttaacagaatacccttctcctttaagtggtatTGTGTTCATGCTCTACAGTATGTCCAAGCCATCAGGGCCATTAGCAGCCTGGTAGTGACAACTAATGTGTATTCCCGCACAGGTCACACACCCTTAAACTGCCAATAGTACTTCTCACtggactattaggctatgttcccacaatgtaaaagttAGAGTAAATAGCGACCATTATTTGCCTTTATTCATAATATTAAAGTGATAGAGATTTACGATAAATTACAATTATTTGAGATCAATATACTGTGAAAGGGCCCAAGCTCCGATCCCTCAGATGACGCAGCTTTACGGCCCACATATGTTTTAGGTCTATGGCTTCTTCCTGCTCTTGTCTTTATGTTTCTTCCTGTTCATTACCTGAGATGGTAAGAACAAGTGTAAAGCCGAGCATGACTGCATTCTGCGCTGTGCACATGACGGCACATTAGTCAGGCAGCCCAGCCGGCCGCCGTCTGCTTGTTCTTACTCCATTGTTACAGAGACTGAACCTGCCTCCGGTGAATTGGCTGTACAGTTGTTCTAGTGTAGGTAACACAATGGTTGTGCACGAATTATAGCGAATCTGCACAATGTAAAGACGAGAGAAAGATTTAACAATTAGTGTTGATcaaacctcaggaaatcctaagTTCGATCGAGCTCGAtgattcacaaacctgccgcatttgaattctgaagccttcccggtctgtggggaaggaggagactgccaggtaccgcctggaattacgGGATTCAGACTATTACCTAggcccggaattccaggcggtactcgggcactctcctccttccccacggaccaggaaggcatcagcaaacaaatgcggcaggttcgtgaatgttcgagttcaattgaacctaggttttccgatgttcgatcaactctacctACGTTTTTCAGAGGTTCGATCAATTCTAGCCTAGACGGGCACTCTTTGCAGTCTGATGAAAGCCCCAAAAGAAGCTTCACCATCCATTGACTCCTACTTACCGGGACCCATGTAACCCTCATGTATACTATGCTTGGACCTCACGTTCCTAATTCTGTTCTCCTCCACCTATCTCCACAGGGGACAGCAAGACTGCCGCTCACATTACAAAGACTGTCGCTAGTAATCAACGTCCTGGAAAACATCAATACAACAGGAAATTTTAAGAAGACCGACCTGGTGAAACGAAATCTGGAAGCCTTCTCCATTCTCCAGGACGACCTGATGAATTGCGTAAGTGCAAATTGAGTAATGCAGCTGTGTAGGGACATTACTCAGGTACTGCTACCATTGCAGTTACATGGGGCAATAGATTAGCTAATGCTGCCCATATTTTGCCCGTATCTCGCCCATAATTGTGCAATGTAATTTTGTAAAAAGTAGTAATGTGTCATCTGTGTTCTCTTCCAGGACAGAGTTGAGTCCCCCAACTTGAGAGATTGTGAGAGTCATCTCGACCAGTACAGGACAACGGTAAATAAATGGCGACAAAAAACTGTCTTGGTGTAATTGTTCTGGTTCCACTGTCGTACCCATTCACACTGCTCTTGCTGTGTGGACCAGAATACACTTTGAAgccatgttcatactatgtatgagaccggccgttccgtgacccagccgggtcatggaacggccagtcttattaaaaatcatcccggccggtactgcagtaccagccggatgatttttttcagccgcagagttctgatgcacgcgagcccgcatcagaactccccacagcacactatggagcaagcagctggagccgctgacatggttttctgcggccgctattcgatgaatagtggccgcagaaaactgacatgtccgttgtttgcggcgccactagggatcccagccggagcgtataccatatgTATACTCTCCGTCCCgtatcccatagacagcaatgtaaCATATTTttctgtaataatcacggccgttgttgcactgtgcaacaacggccgtagatttatgaaaatatacgtagtgtgaacatagccttctagtgtaagggtatgttcacacggagtaaaacaggCTGAACAAGCGGCGAGTAGCAgaggcacactgaggcaggagggGGCTCCACAGAATTcagcctgttttgctcagtgtgaacatacccttaaaatctATGAGATACTCTTACATTTGGTTAGTGACTTCCAGTCCATCCATAAACGCCTAGTGTTAACTGGCTAGTCACGATAGGCAGCGGGGAGAATCAGAAGTGGCATTGTAttccagtagagatgagccaactcgATCATGCTCGTGGATAATTGTTTGGCatatgaatactggtggctgacaaagttagatgaagccctagggagtcctggaaaatctggatacaaccataagccataggctctttccattttttccccagactccctagggcttcatccaacttcttcagccaccagtattcaaaagcCGAACGATCAGTCTCAAACAtattcgagttgcgctcatctctatatcaGAGAAGCAGAGCAGAAAGTAATAGAGGGGAGCAGGGCAGCCATTTACTATCACCAGCCCTTTTTTGGTGCACTTTAACCCTCCACCACCAGACACCATTTCTGGTCTCGTGACACCAATGTGACCTTGATGGACAATCCACGTAAGGTCCAATGTCTTGGTCATCATGACATTACGGCAACAATTGGCTACTACAGTCATTGTGGTGCTTTCAATCAGGTCCCAGTTGTAGCTAGAGGTAGAAATATATAGGCATTATGGGTAGACAGATAAATGGGCACTATGACTTGGACacaaaatgtttttaataaagaATAACGAGAGATCATCATGGTGACCAATGATTTCTTTTCCAATGTATTCAGGTGTCCAGTGAGTGTCTGGAAAATGATGTTCTCCTGAACCTGCTCTGGATCTTAGTAGAGGATGTGGGATACTGTGTTCATGGGGATCAAAGCCTGGAAAGCATGAAGAAGGCGAATCCTCGTGCCGCTGCCAAACCCAATGCTGCAAAGAAACATAAAGGCAAAAAGAACAAGAAAAACAAGAAAGTGAAGAGGATGATCACCATCTAAAGTCCGTTACCTGGGCCTTACACCAATGGATGAATGCCGATGTTACCTCCACATGGATGCCGAGTCCTATCATCACGTCTCTATATGTCTACCATGGTCCAGTTATCAGCAAAAAGCCTGGATCATGTGCACAAATTCCCATAAGAATCAGTGATCAAAGACGCATGGGGACCGGCCTGTTTCTCTATAAAGATGTTACATGGATTTCTGCTCCCGTGCTGTGAATGGACGTTGTATTCGTtttataatttaataatttatgtatttattacgataataataatttatttgtgGAATTGTTATAgctaatatatttttatatatttttattattaaattgttATTATTAGAATATTTCAGTGATTGGTTGACTTTCAATTGTGGAGCGGGAAATGGGGCGGTAcatttttttagatgtttttgatATGATCCAACAAACGTTGTATGTAGcctttctaagggtatgttcacacaacataagttttgtattaatcatggctggtGTTGTCAATTTGCCGATTTACGTTGTATAGCAGCCAGAGggaatcttggccggagtgtatacacatagtatacacaccagctgggatccctagcgtccgcacgaaaaactgaaatgtcagtctTGTGCCGccactgttcattgaatagcgaccacacaagcctgacaggtcacacagtggagagtgcagctccggctgcactctccattgtgctcaatggtgaattgggatgcgggcgcacacggatgcaactggatcccaattcaatagaattgaagtttatccggccgggataaacttcactaaCACTGGCCGATCTGTGAcatagccgggtcacagaacggccgatgtcttacgtagtgtgaaaccgGCCTAAAGGAGGATTCGGCAAGTCAGCTTTCAAATTGTGATCCTTTAGTTCTCCCTGGTGATAAGTCAGTTTATTTCAAATTGAACATAATGaacataatggaaaaaaaaattcaaattttgcAACTCTGTCATGGCTTTTACAAAGTGATAAATGGGTGGGATTTAGTGGTTGGGATGTAGCCTACAGATTTTCTAAAATTGACATctgaaaacatacatacatacttgggtaccgtccctttaagagtgacttgggtaccgtccctttaagagcgacttgggtaccgtcccttcaagagagATTTGCTACACGGctgcttcagctctgctacatagtgggggtgtcggctctgctgcatggctggctcagctctgctacgtagtgctggTATTGGCTCTGCTGCATGGCTGGctaagctctgctactttactgactgaactctgctacttataatggtaaagatcattgctcggttaccgtgacaatcttactcatgtcagtgagacaaaatcgttaaggaccttccatcttctacatcttctattggccaatagtggacatgtgactgtgtggatgttgtgaggcattgactgacaagacctcaGAATTcgtattggctgctatatttcagctatttgcatatggctgttagcgtttacagtgtggccattatttccaatgggccattatttcctatggaaaattaggggtctttaaacgtaaatttctttaaAACTATAAATCCGATcggaaccaaaaatagatagcacacctgtcaccgctgagggctttgaaacgcagtttgaacggagtctgtatgcaaagcagttcgggctgtattaatcgcagaagaatggctggaagaagcggAAGCGGAAAAGAAGAAAATGGATTACAATAtatagagctttttcaagcactataatgatgAAATAAAGGGGGAAAATAGGAAAAAGTTCACCAAATGCAGTCCTAAAAAAATTGAAAGAGGGTCAGGTGGGACCAGAGACCACCTCACACATTCCGCCGTCCAAGCGGCTTCCTGGGCATCCCTGAGAAACCTCATTCTATTTTTGCCTTTTTAAATATCAATATTGACCACATGTCAAACATTTAGATTAGTGGGAGTCACAGTGATGAGACTCCCTCTGGTCATCAGATATAGCCAGGGCTTCACTCCTCAGCTTGGTGCTCCCTCCTTCTCCTACAGTCAGTTGGATTGAGCCCAGAGCCAAGGAGTGACACTGCCAGAGGATGAAATTATAAAATTCTGTCCGGCTGCAGCCACTACTAGGGGAGCTATAAAGTTTACCGCATACTGTTAAATTATTGAGGTTAATGCAtaaacagtatgcagtaagcaccccctagtggtggctggagACAGCAAGAATTTTGTTATAAATGATGGCAGCTGtcatccaaaaacagcaccacacctgtacatgggttgtatgtggtattgcagcttacccCCATACTTTAATGAAGTATTGTTCTCCTTCTATGCAACTTCAATGTATCTTCAGACAACTAATTAAATAGGtttcgctcaaacataacttttcatatgttgctgcccatggtgcgactaacaattccttccatacttgttattatctattctgtctcctttgtaaacaagtccctggcaggctgtatctgcaacattcgTAATGTTGTAATCtagggagggataatcacagacCTCAGATTATCCTCCTGGCATCACAAAGAAGCCACAAAGTtggagatacagcctgccagggtctTGTTTGCATTAGCCGTTTTGGAAGGAGGAGGGGAGATGAGGAGAAaatctcacacacagtttttgtgttttcagcagaaaacagcagctcagaactgggggaaggagactgaatagataataacaagtatggaagcaattgttattctcaccattggcagcaacacatgaaaagttatgtttgggcggaatacccctttaagtcctactTTTTTTATTCCATAAACAGAGCTCTCATGCACCGTGAAGTGGCAACCACTAGAGTCTCATGGCCACAACATATGATTACAGTATAATATTACTCCAGCACTGGGCACTGTTGTCACACGACTACTTCCCTATGAGGTGCGGGCGTTGTGTTCGTCTATGGAATGTAACCTGTCACAGCCAGCAGATATGTGTAGTGTACACGAGAGATACGGAGACCTTTGGTTTGCAGCAGGAGGAGCGGCTCGCTGATAGGCGGAGGCACAGACACGTTACGTCACCGGCTCTGCTACATTGGAAAGTGAAACCTGTACAGAAGTTCCCACAGATTGCAGTTACCATTCTCCTTTAAGTTACATCATCAAAACAATTGGGGAGAAAACATCATGAAAGTGAATTCTTCTTACAGGAGAGCGGGATATAAAAGAAGAAACATGGAGCGTCCTATAACATTTACACCATTGCTTCCTCCAAGAGGCCCCATCCAAGAACAGGTGAGGGGTCTGCGCTGTCTGCCCACCTGCCCATAGAATATCACACGTAGCTTCTCTACTGTAACAATGAAAGGATTTGGGTCTAATTTTCTTCTTCTCCCCATTTCCAGGCATGGCCGCCATTGTCAGAATTGTGCTTCTTCTTGCGTTATATACTGCGTGTCTGCAGGACTCGGCCAAGGGTCATCCGCTACACAAGAGATGTCCTATGTCTAAGTATAAGAAGCTGCAACCGGACACAATGGACGCTGCACGAAGGCTGCAGAACCTACAGGTGAGCAGAGATCTGGGGGGGAAGGGTACGGAAATGGCGTGGGGGGGAGATTCATATCGCAGTACACCCTCCTCTCAATATGCCGTAATAGGAGAATATATAGATATTATATTTGGACATTTGCTGGGGGTCTTGGTGTAGCTGCCATAACACAGGGGTTGTATGGGATAAGAAAACatcataaggctatgtgcacacactttAAGATGCCTTAGAACAGGGAAAgaaaacctgcagccctccagctgttgcaaaactacaattcccatcatgcctggacagccaaagctggccGTCTGGGCATGGTGGGGATTgtaattttgcagcagctggagggctgaaggtttccttTTTctgccttagaacatgactggggattttataaGCCAAAACAAAGGAGAAGGCATCTATAGAATGCTTTTACTTTTTAGATAACTCCATCCATTCATATCACTGTGACCAAAAGAtgaatataagaaactctgtGAACAGATTTGAGGTCGGGATTTCATCTTATCTTCTCTAATCTCGCTTTTTTATCTACAGAAAATCAAAGCTTCATGCACCCAAGGACTCGTCCTGGCAGACTTTCCCACCTGTGACTTAATGGTAAGGGGATTACGCTTTCCGCTCTATGTCCTTCTATACCATAGGGAAGTGGTTATTCCTTTAGCTTACTAACTATAgtgaagctacaactcccagcatgtatggACAGCCTGGTGCAATGGATTGGGGTTTAAGTCCTACATGTTTAAGCCTGGGCCCATTAGTCAGGCAGCCCAGTCGTCCACCGTGTGCTTGTTCTTACTCCATTGTTACAGAGACTGAAACCGCCTCCAGTGAAT
This genomic window contains:
- the LOC138766461 gene encoding uncharacterized protein, with the protein product MSPTTGMATIVRIVLLLALYTACLQDPAEGHPLHKRCPMSKYKKLQPDTMDAARRLQNLQKIKASCTQGLLLENVTNCDIMGTARLPLTLQRLSLVINVLENINTTGNFKKTDLVKRNLEAFSILQDDLMNCDRVESPNLRDCESHLDQYRTTVSSECLENDVLLNLLWILVEDVGYCVHGDQSLESMKKANPRAAAKPNAAKKHKGKKNKKNKKVKRMITI